A genomic region of Candidatus Schekmanbacteria bacterium contains the following coding sequences:
- a CDS encoding HEAT repeat domain-containing protein: MNERKKRPFLKLLAFCAILALSLSSCGRGCVIGGERLIKQAKSLIAEGKTEEADKVINELLKKDPRNSDALVVKAEIMLKRGKTKKALESYMELKKKGIKDDSFLDEVAKRSIIEFLTGNNIDLKLIAIESVERMKDASAVEILKKVRSTYGEDYEVRNAAAEVLEKTGEKLSEDELNKMLLDKNDEWNRMYALKKLSTAKGKSFAESIKKALGDEDIDVKVTACDLIGEINIGDLADSLRKLLNNKDEDDEVRLHAAASLMKTGDKGGKDLLMKSLKDNDTDIKSMACELLGASKVMQAVPDILKILDNEDEFVRLEAVKALGILEDRTVAKQLVPSLDDDDFDVRTEAASSLKKMGFEGLEDELISRAKDQNFEMRSSVAWSLAELKGARVEETLKTLLNDDEPDVRAGAVYSWGKVKGKDGAPELLKMLKDSDKSVVSATAKALSDFASKDMIDQMLETIEKYFKDDETRLYLLNDIEIALHNK; the protein is encoded by the coding sequence ATGAATGAAAGAAAAAAGAGACCATTTCTGAAGCTTCTGGCATTTTGCGCTATCCTTGCATTGTCCCTGTCGTCATGCGGAAGAGGATGTGTTATCGGAGGGGAAAGATTGATAAAGCAGGCAAAGTCGCTTATCGCCGAAGGTAAGACTGAGGAAGCAGACAAGGTGATAAATGAACTTTTGAAAAAAGATCCCCGCAACAGCGATGCGCTTGTTGTCAAGGCTGAGATTATGCTCAAAAGAGGAAAAACAAAAAAAGCACTTGAATCATATATGGAGCTAAAAAAGAAAGGTATAAAGGATGACTCCTTCCTTGATGAAGTTGCCAAAAGGAGCATAATAGAATTCCTTACCGGTAATAATATAGACCTCAAACTTATAGCCATAGAGAGCGTTGAAAGGATGAAAGATGCCTCTGCAGTGGAAATACTGAAAAAAGTGCGCAGCACTTACGGTGAAGATTACGAGGTAAGAAACGCAGCAGCAGAGGTGCTTGAAAAAACAGGTGAGAAGCTTAGCGAAGATGAACTTAATAAAATGCTTTTAGATAAAAACGATGAATGGAACAGAATGTATGCTCTTAAAAAACTCTCAACTGCCAAAGGCAAAAGTTTTGCTGAGAGTATAAAAAAAGCCCTTGGTGATGAAGATATTGATGTAAAAGTTACAGCCTGCGATCTTATCGGTGAAATCAATATCGGAGACCTTGCAGACAGCCTCAGAAAGCTTTTAAATAACAAAGATGAAGATGATGAAGTGAGACTGCACGCTGCCGCTTCACTGATGAAGACAGGAGATAAAGGCGGGAAAGATCTTCTCATGAAGTCGTTAAAGGATAATGATACAGACATAAAAAGCATGGCATGCGAGCTTTTAGGCGCATCAAAGGTTATGCAGGCTGTTCCTGATATATTGAAAATACTTGACAATGAAGATGAGTTTGTAAGGCTTGAAGCAGTAAAAGCGCTCGGTATTTTAGAAGACAGGACAGTGGCGAAACAGCTTGTTCCATCTCTTGATGATGATGATTTTGATGTACGTACAGAGGCGGCATCGTCGCTTAAAAAAATGGGATTTGAAGGTTTAGAGGATGAGCTCATAAGCAGGGCTAAAGATCAGAATTTCGAGATGAGAAGTTCTGTAGCCTGGTCGCTTGCAGAACTTAAAGGTGCCAGGGTTGAAGAGACGCTGAAGACTTTATTAAATGATGATGAACCTGATGTGCGTGCAGGTGCTGTCTACTCATGGGGGAAAGTGAAAGGAAAGGATGGTGCCCCGGAACTATTAAAAATGCTGAAAGACAGCGATAAGTCAGTTGTATCTGCAACCGCTAAGGCTTTGTCAGATTTTGCCTCAAAGGATATGATAGACCAGATGCTGGAAACAATTGAAAAATATTTCAAGGATGATGAAACAAGGCTTTATCTTCTTAATGATATTGAAATTGCTTTACACAATAAATAA
- a CDS encoding IPT/TIG domain-containing protein yields the protein MGFKKAVGIFCIMLFVFAIGVTASEAALKISKVTYSPTPATIGGEGTITIKGNGFTSKAKVTISGVTFKKTGKITRTTIKGTYTVKDTATIGKKSVVVKVGSKKATKKNAFEISEACTFTLIPVPNPPEFPAVGADGIITVSTEANCPWLATTEADWITLNTDSGTGTGVISFTVAENVVTEAREAAINVEDQVITIVQVPAASGECIFLLSGDPLPALFDAPGGEGVITVTTDVTCDWTATPGAPWITISLETLSGTGPGVISYAVSANTGDIRTSVITVEDKVFTIAQSALAADLIATVVSDSVTNSELSSLIWGVITPVPFPTKGNVVGGGHGALFDDLITVTLQAAHDSQNLYIKATWPDATNSATAGVLGYNGTGWVNFDPAQTNEDKLYMMFPITDSAGRAGLTFAQAGCASTCHLTKNDSGVITNTVAPLANCAMCHNNSDDVQDLAFVHPSVDPLTETCTDCHADRSFNNVVLTPLAAQTMGAGTGGVLDVWEWKAANTAPLGLARDANSAFPIATADDGGSLTISNLLPVTSTVIPQFIWTSISLGANDLIPASKLFDNDGYSIYTTSDIWLDGSLAVFSGTVGSGDYYNKDGVITITTGHIARNILFDDRGAVGGNKDLSVESAYITGTWNVLITRKLDTGNVGDVVFETGNTYNFGLAVTDNSTANHKGIALKSLLIE from the coding sequence ATGGGTTTTAAAAAAGCAGTCGGTATTTTCTGTATCATGTTATTTGTTTTTGCAATTGGAGTAACAGCATCAGAAGCAGCGCTTAAGATCAGCAAGGTAACCTACTCACCTACCCCGGCCACTATAGGGGGTGAGGGCACGATTACAATCAAAGGTAACGGGTTTACGTCAAAGGCAAAGGTAACAATCTCGGGAGTGACCTTCAAAAAGACAGGAAAAATCACAAGAACAACAATCAAAGGAACATATACTGTTAAAGATACTGCAACAATCGGTAAAAAGAGTGTTGTTGTAAAAGTTGGAAGTAAGAAAGCTACAAAAAAGAATGCATTTGAAATTTCGGAAGCATGTACATTCACACTTATACCTGTTCCTAACCCACCTGAATTCCCGGCAGTTGGCGCTGACGGTATAATCACAGTCTCAACGGAAGCTAATTGCCCGTGGCTTGCAACAACAGAAGCTGACTGGATTACTTTAAATACAGATTCAGGCACAGGCACAGGTGTAATCAGTTTTACGGTTGCTGAGAATGTGGTAACTGAAGCTCGTGAGGCTGCTATAAATGTAGAAGATCAAGTCATTACAATAGTTCAGGTTCCTGCTGCAAGCGGTGAGTGTATATTCCTGCTTAGTGGTGATCCATTACCGGCTTTATTCGATGCACCAGGGGGTGAGGGCGTAATAACAGTTACAACGGATGTTACCTGCGACTGGACTGCTACACCGGGCGCTCCATGGATCACCATATCACTGGAAACCCTCTCAGGAACAGGACCTGGAGTAATTTCCTACGCTGTGTCAGCTAACACCGGAGACATACGTACTTCAGTTATAACAGTAGAAGATAAAGTATTCACTATAGCTCAAAGTGCATTGGCAGCTGACCTGATTGCAACTGTGGTATCAGATTCAGTTACAAACAGCGAGCTTAGCTCTCTGATATGGGGTGTAATAACTCCTGTTCCATTCCCCACCAAAGGAAACGTTGTAGGCGGTGGTCATGGTGCACTTTTTGATGATTTGATCACTGTTACACTTCAGGCAGCACATGATTCACAGAACCTGTATATAAAGGCAACCTGGCCAGATGCTACCAATAGTGCAACTGCTGGAGTACTTGGATATAATGGTACAGGATGGGTAAATTTTGATCCTGCGCAAACAAACGAAGACAAGTTGTACATGATGTTCCCGATAACAGACAGTGCCGGAAGGGCCGGATTGACATTTGCTCAGGCAGGATGCGCATCAACATGCCATCTGACCAAAAATGACAGTGGCGTTATAACTAACACTGTTGCACCGCTCGCCAATTGTGCCATGTGTCATAATAACTCAGATGATGTACAGGACCTTGCTTTCGTCCATCCATCAGTAGATCCATTGACTGAAACATGCACAGACTGCCATGCTGACAGGAGTTTTAACAATGTTGTTCTTACTCCATTGGCTGCGCAGACAATGGGTGCAGGTACAGGCGGCGTACTTGATGTTTGGGAATGGAAAGCGGCAAATACAGCACCTCTCGGCTTAGCAAGGGATGCAAACTCTGCCTTCCCGATTGCCACTGCTGATGACGGAGGAAGCCTTACGATTTCAAATCTTCTTCCTGTTACATCAACTGTAATACCTCAGTTCATATGGACAAGTATATCACTTGGCGCCAATGATCTGATTCCTGCAAGTAAGTTATTCGATAACGATGGTTATTCAATTTATACAACATCAGATATATGGCTTGACGGCTCACTTGCAGTATTTAGTGGCACAGTTGGATCGGGCGACTATTACAATAAGGATGGGGTAATAACCATTACAACAGGACATATTGCCAGAAATATACTGTTCGATGACAGAGGTGCAGTAGGCGGAAATAAAGACTTAAGTGTTGAATCCGCCTATATAACCGGAACATGGAATGTATTAATTACAAGAAAACTCGATACAGGAAATGTAGGAGACGTAGTATTCGAAACAGGCAATACCTATAATTTCGGTTTGGCAGTAACTGATAATTCGACTGCAAACCATAAGGGTATCGCGCTTAAGAGCTTGCTTATAGAATAG
- a CDS encoding molybdopterin-dependent oxidoreductase, whose translation MNPSSSDRVFKSVCRICHGGCGTLVHVKDGKVVKVRGNPESPMSKGWMCVKGLATAEIANHPERLSHPLRRKGERGSCQWEKISWDDALGEIASKLDRFRKELGAESIALGQGTGRHHYMHTVRFANQLGTPNWYEPGLAQCFIPRITVSNLTYGGFVTGDYYGEVPPRCIMFWGHNPVVSGPDGELSIVVRRALRKGCKTIAIDPRRSETAKLCGQWLPVRPGTDAALALAMIYVIINEEIYDRGFVEKWTIGFNELKERVKECTPQWAEMITGVPADDIREAARTYALNKPAILEWGLGLEQNINSLQTVRAIAILRGLTGNIDIPGGDIFGMNIINSYPTLKDKLPEGMSKKRLGADEFKLLGGWRAFMPSAHIPALFKAMRTGEPYRIRALLIFGGNPLTTVANAKEVYESLIKLDLLVVTDLFMTPTAAHADYVLPAAFWPEVEQVIGYPLVVENMVIAQPKITSFGEARQDEWIMNELAKRLSLPASEESLQDIMNYQLQPLGINYTQLLERHFIYPPHEYRKYEIKGFRTPSRKVELYCKTLERMGYDPLPLYKEPPESPESAPETAKEFPYILITGSRKMELFHSEGRQISSLRSKRPFPQAEIHREVADRYNINSGDWIIISSPRGRARMKAVITDDIHPRVISIDHGWWYPELKGPDYGVWESNANVLTSNQPPYDNAFGSYQLRGLLCRIEKE comes from the coding sequence CGTATGCAGGATATGTCACGGCGGATGCGGCACACTTGTCCATGTGAAAGACGGAAAAGTGGTAAAAGTCCGGGGAAACCCGGAATCACCCATGAGCAAAGGGTGGATGTGTGTAAAAGGGCTTGCAACTGCTGAGATTGCAAACCATCCGGAAAGACTCTCACATCCATTGCGCCGAAAAGGTGAAAGAGGAAGCTGCCAATGGGAAAAGATATCATGGGATGATGCGTTAGGTGAGATAGCATCAAAGCTTGATAGGTTCCGCAAAGAGCTAGGGGCGGAATCCATCGCCCTCGGGCAGGGGACCGGACGCCATCATTATATGCACACCGTAAGATTTGCAAACCAGCTTGGCACTCCCAACTGGTATGAGCCCGGGCTTGCCCAGTGTTTCATCCCGCGCATAACGGTAAGCAATCTCACCTACGGCGGATTTGTGACCGGCGATTATTACGGTGAAGTTCCCCCCAGATGTATAATGTTCTGGGGGCATAACCCTGTTGTGTCAGGCCCTGATGGAGAGCTTTCCATAGTTGTGAGGCGTGCTCTCCGCAAGGGATGCAAAACCATTGCCATAGACCCGAGGAGGTCTGAGACAGCAAAGCTCTGCGGGCAATGGCTCCCTGTGCGTCCCGGCACTGATGCAGCCCTTGCCCTTGCCATGATCTACGTAATAATAAATGAGGAAATATATGACAGGGGCTTTGTTGAGAAATGGACAATAGGATTTAATGAGCTTAAAGAGCGGGTAAAAGAATGCACCCCTCAATGGGCGGAAATGATAACAGGTGTCCCTGCAGATGACATTAGAGAGGCGGCAAGGACATATGCGCTGAACAAGCCGGCAATACTTGAATGGGGTTTAGGGCTGGAGCAGAATATAAACTCCCTTCAGACCGTAAGGGCTATTGCCATATTAAGAGGGCTTACAGGCAACATTGATATTCCAGGCGGCGACATCTTTGGCATGAACATAATAAACAGCTATCCTACCCTGAAGGATAAACTTCCGGAGGGGATGTCTAAGAAACGGCTCGGAGCGGATGAGTTTAAACTCCTTGGAGGGTGGCGCGCTTTCATGCCGTCAGCGCACATACCTGCGCTTTTCAAAGCTATGAGGACAGGAGAACCTTACAGGATAAGAGCGCTTCTTATCTTCGGAGGAAATCCCCTTACTACGGTTGCAAATGCAAAAGAGGTATATGAGAGCCTAATAAAGCTTGATCTTCTCGTTGTCACCGACCTCTTCATGACTCCTACCGCAGCTCACGCTGATTATGTCCTTCCTGCAGCATTCTGGCCTGAAGTAGAGCAGGTCATCGGCTACCCCCTTGTTGTTGAGAATATGGTTATAGCACAACCCAAGATAACAAGCTTCGGAGAAGCGAGACAGGATGAATGGATAATGAACGAGCTTGCAAAAAGGCTCTCCCTTCCGGCAAGTGAAGAGAGTTTACAGGATATAATGAATTACCAGCTTCAACCTTTGGGGATTAATTACACGCAATTATTGGAAAGGCATTTTATTTACCCTCCTCATGAATACAGAAAATATGAGATAAAAGGTTTCAGGACACCGTCGCGAAAGGTTGAGTTATATTGCAAGACACTTGAGAGGATGGGCTATGACCCTCTTCCATTATATAAGGAGCCCCCTGAGAGTCCGGAGAGCGCTCCGGAGACAGCCAAAGAATTTCCTTATATACTTATTACCGGAAGCCGTAAGATGGAGCTCTTTCACAGCGAAGGAAGGCAGATCTCATCGCTTAGGAGTAAAAGACCTTTCCCGCAGGCTGAAATCCATAGAGAAGTTGCAGACAGATACAATATAAATTCAGGAGACTGGATTATCATAAGTTCCCCGAGAGGCAGAGCAAGAATGAAAGCCGTCATTACAGATGATATACACCCGAGGGTAATCAGCATTGATCATGGCTGGTGGTATCCTGAGCTAAAAGGCCCTGATTACGGTGTATGGGAGTCGAATGCCAATGTGCTTACCAGCAATCAGCCGCCCTATGATAATGCTTTTGGTTCTTATCAGTTGAGGGGACTTCTTTGCAGGATAGAAAAAGAATAA